Part of the Kryptolebias marmoratus isolate JLee-2015 linkage group LG20, ASM164957v2, whole genome shotgun sequence genome, gaatttttgaaaaattagGTGAATGTTTTCATCCAGATGGTTAAGACTGTCTTTGGGGATTCCAGAGATACCTAAACTCTGTGACCTGGACGCATGTTTATGCATGAGAGGTGCAGCAGAGTCAGGCTAGGCTCTCACTGTGGATACACTACAGAGCGCTGACACTGGTATCCTAATATAGACAGAACGACAATGCTAACAGGCTAACTGTCATCAGATTTGATGTTTAATATCTGAGCATTAGGGCTGCATAATATATACAACATTTATTGTCATTACAGCAATAATGTGTATAATATCAGTACAACAAAAGACTGCAATAAGTCACAGACTCAAACTGcatgctaataatatatttggtaaTCAGATCAGCAGTGTGGACGGTCAGAGGCCCTAAAGAACCCACGTGCACAGAAGACAACATGATGACCCACGCAGcacgctgtgtttacagaaataaatatggatgctacacGTTAGCATGAGTGTATAAATTCTGAAGTTGCTGTGTAGTCGGAGCCAACTAATTTATTATCTGGCAAAGAATTACACTCCTGGAACAGGAGCGATCTACTGAAAGTAAAGAAGACTCTCTTCCCGCGAGTATCAATATGATCCGACACCAGAGTAAGCATCATGTGTTGTGGttgattctcagtcatccaggacatggcagaatctgaaaaaagttaaaaaagacgaagcaactggacttctgttctgtagctgaagacgtgcGGAGGTCTGAGCTTTAAAATGCACAACGTTGGCATGGATAAAAATCAATGTTTGGATCGATTCAGATGAAAAGAGTCACGATcgttcagactgaggtcactTAGAAAAACATCACAGTTTAGTAGCACATATAAAAGTTggatttgaaataaataaattgtatttgtgtttcagATAAATAGAGTAAAGTAGTTTAAAGCTACAGATACCAACAGGTGAACAAACAGATAATGGCTGTGAAATTCTGGCGTAGCTGGAGATGCATTTGTCTGTTTAGCATTTGTGTTGTTCTGAAAGGAGCAGTGTATATTTTACAGAGACAAGCCGTGTTTACTGCAGTTTGAATCTCAGGTTTAGGTGAGCTGTTAGCCTAATCAAATCATCAAGGCATCAAATCAAATCctagctggtgtgtgtgtgtgtgtgtgtgtgtgtgattaccTCCTCTACATTAGAGGCAGTCTTGGCTGAGGTCTCCATAAATATGAGGCCATGTTCTCTGGCAAAAGCTTCACCTTCCTCCTTCTTCACCTCTCTCCTCGACTCCAAGTCACTGAGACACAGACAGACGATGATACGTGTTCAGTTAAGAAATAACACGacatgaaatacaaaaacagcacaataaTGATCGTAGAGACAAACGTATAGCAAGTTTAACACTTGCAATAAACGCAACCACAGAAATGGCTGCCGCATATTGTTGATTGTCCCGTCGTATGTAGGCCAGTATGTACCCGTCTGtgtggaggggggaaaaaaaataatgttaccTCTTGTTGCCAATGAGCATGATGACCATATTGGAGTTGGAATGTTGGCGGGCGTCCTCTAACCAGGTCGTCAAGTGGTTGAAGGTGTCCCTTCTGTTAGAACGAGCAGATTTCTGGTTTCAGTCTGCGTGCACTTTGAAACTGGAAGCATCACAGATCAACCATCTGCTGCTACACACAAACCAACAGACGATGTTAGAGATTTTACTTTCTCTTGAAGAGTGGCGAAAGACGCGTGCTACTTCCTCTTGCAATGTTTGAAACCATTTAAAGGAACAACGacgtacaaaaaaaacaaaaacctctttttttcctgagtagatctaaatgaaaaaatgcaagTCATCTTCTTTTAATACCAACACCATAAGGAGTGGCTTACAGAATCAGATTGTTAtgactttatttgattttaacttGGACAAATTATTATATTTGTATATGTCATCTGCAGCTAGTCTCTGTCAACAAACTTTAATCCTTCTGGTAATGTTCAATGTTTCATTAAGCCTCAACTTtgggccttttttttaaaaaaaaaaaaaggaatgcagATAAATCTGCACTTTACAACCAAATATAAGTGAAACAAAGGACATATGAATCAGTGTTAATCACCTCTTGTACTGCTACAGAgaaccaaaaacaacagaacaaaaataaaacctggatTTATGAGCTCTGTAGTCCCAGAagttcaaacaacaacaaaaaaaaacttaattcaaAATCCCAAATGCGTCAGACATAAATAAGATGGAGACCAGAACCTAATCAAACGGTTTGTCATGTGGCTTCATTCATGATTTCAGATAAGGAGCTTTAGATGTCGGCAGGCTAAATATTATCTcgctgaggagcagcagctagTTCAGACATGTCTGCAGGAACAGCAGGGTGGGGAGAACCGAACGCTATAAAAGATTGGAGATATCACAAGTATACACGTACACGTCTTCACAAGGGAAGGTcgttttttgcacatttatctCCATATCTCGAAAaattatataacaaaaaaaaagtttccactccttttttttttacttgatgaTTTTGTTaaagagaagctaaaaaagGACGTATTTAACAGAGCAAGTTAAACGGTCCCAATCCCAGGAACTAGTTCTGAAAGAGTATTTACATTATTACACGTATTACGAGTGCTCGTATTTTGAAGGCATCCTGATTGTGTGTGATTGGCTGGGTTACCTCGTGATGTCATAGACTAGCagtgctcctgctgctcctctgtagTAAGACCTGGTGATGGACCGGAACGACTCCTGGCCAGCCTGGAGGGACGCAGAACGGGGAAAAAACTGAAACCCAAAGAACTCAAACGTCTATAGTCGTGCATGACGATGCGTTCTTCTGAGAGCTGCAGGTCGACTCCGGCCGCGCCGCCTCAGTGTTTTATCTGCAAATCCTCGTGCCTGGTTCGGAGTCCAGCTCCAGGTTTTCGGCAACCGAGGAGAGGACAGAGCAAAGCCTGTAACTGGATACAACAGAGTTCTCTCTTTCACTCTCCGTCTATCCATCACAGAAGCCTTACTTTCTCTCTGCTGGCATGCATAACCTCCCAGTTTCTCAATCTATGCTAAACAAAGAAGGTCAAATTAGCTGCAGTGTTGCAGTATGCAAATTAGACATGTAGCATTTATGTCATACTTGACAGTCCATCCAGCTCAGCAGGTCACCTTGTACCCCCCCTTCCATTATTATCCCCTCATTGTCTCACCTTTCCTTTGTCTTCCTTCCATCACTCATCTTTTCATTCCCTCCCTATCAATCTCCCCTCTTTCCATCACTGCTTTCACCATCCAGCATTCTTGCcacccaccccccctccccctccccaacACAATGTCTATTCATTTTCTGTCTCCGTCCAGTGTACATTAACAATGTTGTCTGTGTTCGTCCGGGCcggagcagaaaacaaaacggCACTTCATCCTAGCAGCTGCAAATCCCGCACAGCTCTGACCTCATCTGAGAAaaaccagacagacagacagacgcgcAAGCAGGAACACAGTCAGTCAATGAATCATTCAGCAAGTCGGAGAACCAGGCAGCTAGTTTGTCGCTCAGAAACCCAGCATGGAGGCAATGAAATCAGCCTTTACAGGGTTTACAAAACCCATCAGTCACACAGCAGGTTAGTCGGTCAGAAAGCGATTTAGGATATGAGTTGGAGAAAAACACCAAGTTAGCTGGTCACTGAACAGCCAGTAAGCAATTCAGAGAGCAGTCAACCAGCCTGCAACGCTATTAgtgaataaatgataaataaggGTGAAAGAAAGGGAACGCTGTGTCTGTCTGCCATCTGGCCAACAGGCTtgtgtgcagaaacacacacatacacacacacacacttattcaTATGGCAAGTGCAGCCCACACAATGATCCAAATGGTCTCTCTGCTGGTTGCATTTTGGTGACGGCGTTCGAATGCGCACCTCCCATAAAGACAACAGCCACTCAGCGCGGCAGGCTTTCAGTCTGAACGTCATTATTCTACACCTAGACGACCAGGTAGACAGACTCAGCTATGTAGAGCCAAATGAAACCAGGCGGCAGACTGAGACATGAAAACCAGGACAAGATGATGTTCAGCTTCCTTCCACGGAGCTCTGACTCCACCTGCTGGTCAGCTGCCTAAACTGCACGTAGCAGCCGtccaacaacaaaataatgcttTTCTGTGATACTGTCACACCgttgcttttatttatacacACTTTTTGCTTGGAGTAGCTTGGAAAAGTTCAGGAAATTTACAAAAGGACCTTAAAGCAATGAACAATGAACTTGGATGAGAACAGCAACATTACTAAACCAAGAATTAAAACCTCAACCCAACTTCAGTAAAGAAATGTGGCattataatctgttttttttgggggtgACAACGACTTGTAGATCATAAAGAGATCAAGTTACTGGACAAACAATACCCCATTCCTTCATTTAACTTACAGTGACTGGAGGACTGAAGCCGATCAAGAAGCACACAGTGTTTTAACACgtggttttaatgttgctgCTTCGGTTTCAGTTTGTGGCCAACACTCACCAGGATGACAAAATATggtagaaaaacatttttacaaccaCTGATGTGTTAAAGTTCAGAACAAGCAGAGAAGCAGACCAACATCTGATGGTAAGTTCATTAAATTAATCAAGGCTCTTGTTCCGCTGAGGAAAACAAACGCTCTGACAGAACTTGGTTCTTCTGCAAAAATGatagatttagtttttctgaagGAACTAAAAGAGTTGAGGAAAGCAGTCAGCATGGATTACAGCCCAAAACCAAAAAGCTTCATACAAATGCAGAGCAGGTATGTGACTTTAAACTGGCTTTAGGACCAAAAGTGTCCAGACATGAAGAAGTTTAAACTTATTACAGTATTAGTAACTATTAAGTGCCACTAATTATTCTCTCTTTATGATGAACTCATTAAGTAATCACAAATCAGTCTGTTCACacatattaataaaaaagatgaatacaAAGATACTACCAGTTTatatttaactaaaaagaaaagaaaaggctaaGGTTTATCTCTCTAATTAATGTTTGCTGGTTGGTTTATAGAGTTCTGCATCTGCaggaacagctaaaacaaatggatctttaaaaaaattaaccacaaacaaacatttaatgtatTATTTACCGTATCCCAGATCTGCAATTTGATCTGTTTGCCATCTATAGTGATCATCCTTGCTCCGAACTCCACACCtggacagataaaaacagagagaaattGAAATAATTGAATAATTAGGTACACAATGAACATATGATACctataaaaaaaggatttataaaTAAGGTTTGTTTAATAAGAGTTCAGCAAATAGTGAGCTGAGACTTGAGCATCATATGAACAGACAAAAGGGAAAAATTAGGAGATAAACACATCTTTGAACTCTTATTATGAAGCATAATTTAGAGTCTTTACAGCACATAGAATTTACAGACCAGAAACTGTTAATTTATtggattaaaaactgaaacGGACTGTCTCAGATGTCAGTggctttgtttttactcttcatATTGCAGCACTCAGATCAGTTAGGATCCTCCCGTAAATCAGGGGTTCCCTGCAGGGGACTGAACTCAGACCAGTAGAAGTCCCGATCACTCGTTTATTTTTGCTGGTTAGAGGCTGAAAGGCTTGAGAACGGCGGCTCTTAGACACGATCCTCGGCGCAGCCCTTTCATGTTACACCCTCTTTAAGTTAGATAAACATCGAGATTAACCCAACCCCTGACCGTCTGCttgaaaaatctgtttgaacAAGGAGGCCAGAAGCATCCGGCCAGAGCAAATGAAAGGCGAGCCGAGGTCCCCGGGCTTATATTAGACGTGATGTATTAATGCGGCTTCTATACAAAAGGactaaaacttcatttaaagcACGTCCATCCGCCATAAAGatcagaaaaaccaaaaacgcTGCGACCTCGACCTCTGGCCCGTGTCGTAGTTAAGTCACATTAGTTGTAGATTTCTCCAACTGTGTCTATAGGTCCTAAAAGCTGTAAATTAAAGAGTCATCACATTCTGGCGTGGTGTCAATAAAACCTGCTCCGAAGCACCAGCTCAGTCAGTAATAATTGGTTGTTGATACctaacaaacagcagctaattacTTTCACCCCGCTGGCCTGACGGCACCAACtctattattgtttttctctgatgAGAACTGGCTACCGGTTGTGTGTCATCAGTGATGGCTAAATTATGACATTTAACAAACTCTGAATGAGTAAAGTTCTCCTGACGACAATGGAGGTGAACGGTGGACAGGCGCTCTTACCGATAGTGAGGTCGTGAACTGGCTGAAACCTCTTGTCTGTGAACTGTAGTAATAGACATGATTTTCCCacacctggaaataaaaaaaaaagagaaaaaggattATATCATGAATTGTACACGTGGTGCAGAGACACTTTTTAGGTGAGGACGCCCAGGAGGGAGATCCATATGTACAACAGGATTTATTGTCTCATAAATACAACACATGCATATTTAATATGGGAACTTGGAAGTCAGCATCCGGTTCAAACAGACCCAACAGGGAGCTTACACTCATTTTCCAGCCCAGACTCGGCTAACTAACCGCTGACCAGCTGGCTACTTCCAAAGTGTGATGCCAcgatttccttttttctcccccacaAAGGGCACCGATGAATCTGCTCGCGATTAACACGCCCGCAGCTCCGAACGCCGACGTCTGCCACGGATACACAAGCACCTAAACCGGACTCCTTCAGCGGtcgtttctttaaaaaacactcaCGTCTGGAAGGTTAGGCGAACGCAGCTCAGAACAGAGGCTCGTCAAAGTTACACAACGGTGCCGCATGGCTTCCATGACAGCGACAACAGAAGATAAAGTGAGGACGTCGTGTATCAGAGGCCATCAGATAAGGACAGAGCGAGTTATTTCCTTCACCACAACACCCCGAGGTGTTACTACCAGAACTTAAAAACCAAAGTGAGCAACTCTAATCTTCATAAAAAATCAGAACAGACTAAATGTGGCTGAATATTTGCAGACTCATTATGTCTTATAACTGAAGGATGGTGCTTAGGTACTGATTACTGGAGGATTATATCACACATATGGGAATAGACGTGCGTAGCAAcatgctttctttaaaaaaatatacatcttAGCAATCTGGATTTATGCACGCAaggatggaaaaataaatgacttcaaAATCAGAACTTTAACTAGAATAAACACCTGGAAGTAATAATTTAGTTAGTCAGCCTGTTGTGATGTTTTCAGCTGGATGTAGCCTTTCCTCTTCATATTTACAACCCTGAGACTAACGTGCTGTTCGGAGACAGAATATCAAGGTCTCTGAGACGAGATGTTTGccgacaaacaaacagaaacaacctGAACCGAGCCGTCTTTGTTCCACTCTgcgttttaaaactttaaagaaagccAAGAACGACGCAGGAGTTTCGGTAACTCTAATTGATGCAGACGAAAACCTCAGAGCTGACGGTTAATAAGGACGTTtacatgtatttgtgtgaaacgtggcgaggaagaggaggaggaggagggacaggAGGTGACAGAACAGGACGCAGAGATCCTCCTCAGCGGTTTCCAAGGATCCCTGCTGCCAGGCAGCGTTTCTAAGCAAGGGGCCGTGCAACGATAACAATAAGGGATGGAGGGATCTGCAGGAGGGAAAGCTGAGTAAAAGGAGCAATCTTCAGGCCTTCATCAGCTCCAACATACTAATATGTGAGGTCAGTGGGCACCTTCTGCTAAAAACActcaacacagaaaacattaatgTATGTTGTGTAACTTAGTGTGTTCGTCCAATTAGCTAAACACGCCACAATCAATCAGCTTTGCGTTTCTGGCCAAGCGTTAACAGCATGGTGCTACAGAGTATGAGAAAACTCTACAGCAGCCTATAATCAAAGCCTGTTAGGCTTTCCAACGTGAGAGAGAGGGGACAATTATGGTTGTGATTAACGGAGAACAGGGTAATGTTTCCGTGAAAGCCCTCTCCTTCAGCTTCTAACTGAGATAATGAGGCCTGATCACTCCTTAACATTCAAAAAAGGTAAGTCGGACTTTGCACAACCCTCCTGGAGGATcagaaaatgaagacaaaaacctGCGTGTGTTTCAAAACCTCAGCACGACCAGGAGGACAGGttattctccaccgtttctgctgCCGTGTCTGTAGATCACGCAAGAGGCAGAACATGATGCAAAACGTTATGTGGAAACCTTCGAATAACTGCGCCCTTCAACGCTTCCCCTCTGGAAGATGCCTACAACATTTCAGGACCTCGCTGTAGAAGTAAAAACAACTTAAGCCGGCCCGACTCGACAGATGTGAccgaattacaaaaaaaaaaaaaaaagcaaagcgaAAAAACCCCACATCTGCCTGTTTCCAACAGACTAACGAAAGCGGACGGCCTCCAGGAATTAAAGATCTTCACGCTGAGGATGAGAACATGGAGGAAATCGTGcttctcagaaaaacaaacaaacaaaagatgatAATATTTGGCAAAGTGAGACACGAACCATGGCTTAGTTCATCACACAAGGACACTCGGTTAATGTGATTTTCCAGTTTCTGAAAGCTGACTCTAGCTGTTGTCATAGCAACCAGTCCTTCATGACCAAGGTCCCCTACAAGCCGTCTTAGCGAACTAAATCTAAGATTCGAGGGCCTCACTTCTGGACATCTGCAGCTGTAATTCTGTCATGAGCAGGAATGCAGACGTGCTGATGGACAGGAAGAGTAAACAGATgtatgaacaaaaaagaaaagaagaaatgaaactgGCATCAAAGGAGAAATCAGATGACAAACATTATTGGTCATTATATTTTAGAGAGCTTCTTTTACACCCAACATTATCCAACATTTGAATCACAgtgaagtaaaatgaaaaataacttaTGTTTTT contains:
- the rab2a gene encoding ras-related protein Rab-2A, whose protein sequence is MAYAYLFKYIIIGDTGVGKSCLLLQFTDKRFQPVHDLTIGVEFGARMITIDGKQIKLQIWDTAGQESFRSITRSYYRGAAGALLVYDITRRDTFNHLTTWLEDARQHSNSNMVIMLIGNKSDLESRREVKKEEGEAFAREHGLIFMETSAKTASNVEEAFINTAKEIYEKIQEGVFDINNEANGIKIGPQHPTTNSTLSSSQGGQHAGGGCC